From a single Candoia aspera isolate rCanAsp1 chromosome 2, rCanAsp1.hap2, whole genome shotgun sequence genomic region:
- the LOC134492181 gene encoding zinc finger protein 850-like codes for MHKRTYTGKEAYQFPQCSKSFSKHATLVNQKRTHAGDKLYECPDCEKSFSQNSGLVKHQRTHTGEKPYECPDCGKSFSQNSGLVKHQRTHTGEKPYECSVCGKNFSQNSGLVYHQKTHTGEKPYECPDCEKSFSWKSDLVNHQRTHTGEKPFECPDCGKSFSQNSSLVNHQRTHTGEKPYECSVCGKNFSQNSHLVIHQRTHAGEKPCECPDCGKSFTENSGLVYHQKTHTGEKLYECPVCGKSFSQNSTLVMHQRTHAGEKPYECPDCGKSFSQNSGLDMHQRTHAGEKPYECPDCGKSFIQNSGLVYHQKTHTGEKPYECLDCGKSFSWNSHLVIHQRTHTGEKPYECPDCGKGFSQNSTLVMHQRTHAGEKQYECPDCGKSFTENSGLVYHQKTHTGEKPYECPDCGKSFSQNSSLVKHQRTHRGEKPYECPDCGKSFSWNSHLVIHQRTHTGEKPYECPDCGKGFSQNSTLVMHQRTHAGEKQYECPDCGKSFTENSGLVYHQKTHTGEKLYECPVCGKSFSQNSQLVNHQRTHTGEKPYECPDCGKSFSQNSSLVKHQRTHRGEKPYECPDCGKSFSWNSHLVIHQRTHTGEKPYECPDCGKGFSQNSTLVMHQRTHAGEKQYECPDCGKSFTENSGLVYHQKTHTGEKLYECPVCGKSFTQNSHLVNHQRTHRGEKPYECPDCGKSFSRNSHLVNHKRTHTGEKPYECLDCGKSFSKNSHLVTHQRTHTGQKLYECRDCGKRFSWKSNMVIHQKTHAGERLYECPVCGKRFRQNSYLVMHQRTHTGEKLYECPDCGKRFRWKSDLVIHHRTHTGEKPYKCPDCGKGFRQNSHLAIHQRTHRGEKPYECPDCGKSFSWKSDLVIHQRTHTGERPYECLVCGKSFRQKSYLVIHRRTHTGEKPYECPDCGESFRWKSYLVIHRRTHTGEKPYKCLDCGKGFSQNSDLVIHQRTHTGESSGVLTLGVP; via the exons ATGCACAAGAGAACCTACACTGGCAAGGAGGCCTACCAGTTTCCTCAATGCAGCAAGAGCTTTAGCAAGCACGCCACCCTGGTCAATCAAAAGAGGACTCACGCAGGAGACAAACtctatgagtgtccagattgtgagaaaagtttcagtcagaattccggcctggtgaaacaccagaggactcacacaggagagaaaccgtatgagtgtccggattgtgggaaaagtttcagtcagaattccggcctggtgaaacaccagaggactcacacaggagagaaaccgtatgagtgctCGGTTTGTGGGAAaaatttcagtcagaattccggcCTGGTGTACCACCAaaagactcacacaggagagaaaccgtatgagtgtccagattgtgagaaaagtttcagttggaagtctgacctggtgaaccaccagaggactcacacgggagagaaaccgtttgagtgcccagattgtgggaaaagtttcagtcagaattccagcctggtgaaccaccagaggactcacacaggagagaaaccgtatgagtgctCGGTTTGTGGGAAaaatttcagtcagaattctcaCCTGGTGATCCACCAGAGGACTCATGCAGGAGAGAAACCGtgtgagtgtccggattgtgggaaaagtttcactgAGAATTCCGGCCTGGTGTACCACCAaaagactcacacaggagagaaactgtatgagtgtccggtttgtgggaaaagtttcagtcagaattccaccCTGGtcatgcaccagaggactcatgcaggagagaaaccgtatgagtgtccggattgtgggaaaagtttcagtcagaattccggcCTGGacatgcaccagaggactcatgcaggagagaaaccgtatgagtgtccggattgtgggaaaagtttcattcagaATTCCGGCCTGGTGTACCACCAaaagactcacacaggagagaaaccgtatgagtgtctggattgtgggaaaagtttcagttggaattcccacctggtgatccaccagaggactcacacaggagagaaaccgtatgagtgtccagattgtgggaaaggtttcagtcagaattccaccCTGGtcatgcaccagaggactcatgcAGGAGAGAAACAGTATGAGTGTcctgattgtgggaaaagtttcactgAGAATTCCGGCCTGGTGTACCACCAaaagactcacacaggagagaaaccgtatgagtgtccagattgtgggaaaagtttcagtcagaattccagcctggtgaaacaccagaggactcacagagGAGAGAagccgtatgagtgtccggattgtgggaaaagtttcagttggaattcccacctggtgatccaccagaggactcacacaggagagaaaccgtatgagtgtccagattgtgggaaaggtttcagtcagaattccaccCTGGtcatgcaccagaggactcatgcAGGAGAGAAAcagtatgagtgtccggattgtgggaaaagtttcactgAGAATTCCGGCCTGGTGTACCACCAaaagactcacacaggagagaaactgtatgagtgtccggtttgtgggaaaagtttcagtcagaattcccagctggtgaaccaccagaggactcacacaggagagaaaccgtatgagtgtccagattgtgggaaaagtttcagtcagaattccagcctggtgaaacaccagaggactcacagaggagagaaaccgtatgagtgtccggattgtgggaaaagtttcagttggaattcccacctggtgatccaccagaggactcacacaggagagaaaccgtatgagtgtccagattgtgggaaaggtttcagtcagaattccaccCTGGtcatgcaccagaggactcatgcAGGAGAGAAAcagtatgagtgtccggattgtgggaaaagtttcactgAGAATTCCGGCCTGGTGTACCACCAaaagactcacacaggagagaaactgtatgagtgtccggtttgtgggaaaagtttcactcAGAACTCCCACCtagtgaaccaccagaggactcacagaggagagaaaccatatgagtgtccggattgtgggaaaagttttagtcgcaattcccacctggtgaaccacaagaggactcacacaggagaaaaaccatatgaatgtctggattgtgggaaaa GTTTCAGtaagaattcccacctggtgacccaccagaggactcacacaggacaGAAACTCTATGAGTGTCGGGATTGTGGGAAACGGTTCAGTTGGAAGTCCAACATGGTTATACACCAGAAGACACACGCAGGAGAGAGACTGTATGAATGTCCGGTTTGTGGGAAAAGATTCAGGCAGAATTCCTACCTGGTGATGCACcaaaggactcacacaggagagaaactgtatgagtgtccggattgtgggaaacgtTTCCGTTGGAAGTCCGACCTTGTGATACATcataggactcacacaggagagaaaccgtataagtgtccagattgtgggaaaggtttcagacagaattcccacctggcgatacaccagaggactcacagaggagagaaaccctatgagtgtccggattgtgggaaaagttttagttGGAAGTCTGACCTGGTTATACACCAGAGGACACACACAGGAGAGAGACCGTACGAATGCCTGgtttgtggaaaaagtttcaggcAGAAGTCCTACCTAGTGATACACcgtaggactcacacaggagagaaaccatatgagtgtcccgACTGTGGGGAAAGTTTCCGTTGGAAGTCCTACCTTGTGATACAtcggaggactcacacaggagagaaaccgtataagtgtctggattgtgggaaaggtttcagtcagaattctgacctggtgatacaccagaggactcacacaggagagtcCTCTGGAGTTCTCACcttaggagttccttga
- the LOC134492368 gene encoding zinc finger protein 271-like — translation MHKRTYTGKEAYQFPQCSKSFSQLVNQKRTHAGDKLYECPDCGKSFSPKSNLAIHQRKAFELEFQPRDTSGDSECPDCGKGFSRNCHLLSHQRTHTGEKPYECPDCGESFSRNSTLVMQQRTQAGEKPYECPDCGKDFNQNSSLVTQQRTQAGEKPYECPDCGKSFSQNSSLVNHQRTHTGEKPYECSVCEKSFSQNSGLVNHQRTHTGEKPYECPDCGKSFSQNSSLVNHQRTHTGDKPYECPVCGESFSQNSSLVNHQRTHTGEKPYECPDCGKSFSQNSGLVYHQRTHTGEKPYECPDCGKSFSQNSHLVIHQRTHTGEKPYECPDCGKSFSRNFQLLRHQRTHTGEKLYECLDCGKFLSEFLPDEPPEDSGEKSFECPDCGKSFSQNSHLVSHKRTHSGEKSYQCPDCGKSFSRNSRLVSHKRTHSGEKSYQCPDCGKSFSRNSRLVSHKRTHSGEKSYQCPDCGKSFSRNSSLVYHQRTHTGEKPFECPVCGKKFSWKSDLVKHQRTHTGEKPYECSVCRKSFSRNSSLVMHQRTHTGEKPHECPVCGKSFSQNSSLVMHQRTHTGEKPHECPDCGKSFSHNSSLVYHQKTHTGEKPYECPVCGKSFSRNSSLVNHQRTHTGEKPYECLDCGKSFSQNSQLVNHQKTHTGEKPYECPVCGKSFSQNSSLVNHQRTHTGEKPYECSVCGKNFSQNSSLVMHQRTHTGEKPHECPDCGKSFSQNSSLVYHQSTHTGEKPHECPDCGKSFRWKSDLVKHQRTHTGEKPYECPDCGKGFSHNSSLVYHQRTHTGEKPYECPDCGKSFSRNFHLVVHQSTHTGRNRMSVRIEQSRLAGNTGSKTWARFEAALASMSEAGSLGACGLLGLPGPKSFRAPGNQARNFRRCHTEESLFCCGTRLMTHCPPDIRLVLTLRAFCEALKMWFGQQAGDTEHGGAMQLLYLWF, via the exons ATGCACAAGAGGACCTACACTGGCAAGGAGGCCTACCAGTTTCCTCAATGCAGCAAGAGCTTTAGCCAACTAGTCAATCAAAAGAGGACTCACGCAGGAGACAAACtctatgagtgtccggattgtgggaaaagtttcagtccaAAATCAAACCTGGCGATACACCAGAGGAAAGCATTTGAGTTGGAATTCCAACCTCGCGATACATCAGGGGACTCAGAGTgcccagattgtgggaaaggtttcagtcgGAATTGCCACCTGCTGagccaccagaggactcacacaggagagaaaccgtatgagtgtccagattgtggggaaagtttcagtcggaattccaccCTGGTCATGCAGCAGAGGACTCAagcaggagagaaaccgtatgagtgcccagattgtgggaaagatttcaaccagaattccagcctggtcaCGCAGCAGAGGACTCAagcaggagagaaaccgtatgagtgtccagattgtgggaaaagtttcagtcagaattccagcctggtgaaccaccagaggactcacacaggagagaaaccgtatgagtgttcGGTTTGtgagaaaagtttcagtcagaattccggcctggtgaaccaccagaggactcacacaggagagaaaccgtatgagtgtccagattgtgggaaaagtttcagtcagaattccagcctggtgaaccaccagaggactcacacaggagacaaaccatatgagtgtcccgtttgtggggaaagtttcagtcagaattctagcctggtgaaccaccagaggactcacacaggagagaaaccgtatgagtgtccagattgtgggaaaagtttcagtcagaattccggcCTGGTGTACCACcaaaggactcacacaggagagaaaccgtatgagtgtccagattgtgggaaaagtttcagtcagaattcccacctggtgatacaccagaggactcacacaggagagaaaccgtatgagtgtcctgattgtgggaaaagtttcagtcgcaATTTCCAActgctgagacaccagaggactcacacaggagaaaagctatatgagtgtctggattgtgggaagttTCTCTCGGAATTCCTGCCTgatgaaccaccagaggactcaggAGAGAAATCAtttgagtgtccggattgtgggaaaagtttcagtcagaattcccacctggtaaGCCACAAGAGGACTCACTCAGGAGAGAAATCATatcagtgtccagattgtgggaaaagtttcagtcggaattcccgcCTGGTAAGCCACAAGAGGACTCACTCAGGAGAGAAATCATatcagtgtccagattgtgggaaaagtttcagtcggaattcccgcCTGGTAAGCCACAAGAGGACTCACTCAGGAGAGAAATCATatcagtgtccagattgtgggaaaagtttcagtcggaattccagcctggtgtaTCACcaaaggactcacacaggagaaaaaccatttGAGTGTCCAGTTTGTGGGAAAAAATTCAGTTGGAAGTCtgacctggtgaaacaccagagaactcacacaggagagaaaccgtatgagtgttcGGTTTgtaggaaaagtttcagtcggaattccagcctggtgatgcaccagaggactcatacaggagagaaaccacatGAGTGTCCcgtttgtgggaaaagtttcagtcagaattccagcctggtgatgcaccagaggactcatacaggagagaaaccacatgagtgtccagattgtgggaaaagtttcagtcataaTTCCAGCCTGGTGTACCACCAgaagactcacacaggagagaaaccatatgagtgtccggtttgtgggaaaagtttcagtcggaattccagcctggtgaaccaccagaggactcacacaggagagaaaccatatgagtgtctggattgtgggaaaagtttcagtcagaattcccagctggtgaaccaccagaagactcacacaggagagaaaccatatgagtgtccggtttgtgggaaaagtttcagtcagaattccagcctggtgaaccaccagaggactcacacaggagagaaaccatatgagtgttcGGTTTGTGGGAAaaatttcagtcagaattccagcctggtgatgcaccagaggactcacacaggagagaaaccacatgagtgtccagattgtgggaaaagtttcagtcagaattctagCCTGGTGTATCACCAAagcactcacacaggagagaaaccacatgagtgtccagattgtgggaaaagtttccgtTGGAAGTCTGACCtcgtgaaacaccagaggactcacacaggagagaaaccgtatgagtgtccagattgtgggaaaggtttcagtcataattccagcctggtgtaccaccagaggactcacacaggagagaaaccatatgagtgtccggattgtgggaaaagttttagtcGCAATTTCCACTTGGTGGTGCACCAGAGTACTCACACAGGAAGAAatcgtatgagtgtccggatt GAACAAAGCCGGCTTGCTGGGAACACCGGCTCCAAGACCTGGGCGCGCTTTGAAGCAGCCCTGGCCAGCATGAGTGAAGCTGGCTCCCTTGGAGCCTGTGGCCTGTTGGGGCTCCCAGGTCCTAAATCCTTTAGAGCCCCGGGAAATCAGGCACGAAATTTTAGGAG ATGCCACACGGAAGAGAGCctcttctgctgtggcacccgcctgATGACACATTGTCCCCCAGACATCAGATTGGTCCTGACTCTACGGGCTTTTTGcgaggccctgaagatgtggtttggCCAACAGGCTGGGGACACGGAGCATGGTGGAGCCATGCAGCTGCTGTACTTGTGGTTCTGA